Proteins encoded together in one Terriglobia bacterium window:
- a CDS encoding cell wall-active antibiotics response protein: protein MNDGERLPVDEPRQRDGVKLVYGVAVRGLAGRMIVGLIVAALGIVLLLDQLEIADASVVLRFWPALALAYGLMMLTGFCCRRHVTAGLLVSFFSGWLLLERLDVVHRSPWEFWPVVIVVLGASMVIAALRGPSSAARLEEGASTVRAFAFWSGSTRKVVSEDFRGGEITAIMGGHEIDLRPAKIAGGTAVIDVFVWWGGVDLRVPADWRVSNETLALLGGVDDKTRAPEGEAKGHLVIKGLVVMGGVEVKN, encoded by the coding sequence ATGAATGACGGCGAACGGTTGCCCGTCGACGAGCCCAGGCAGCGGGATGGCGTGAAGCTGGTCTACGGCGTCGCCGTCCGGGGGCTCGCTGGAAGGATGATCGTCGGCCTGATCGTCGCGGCGCTCGGCATCGTCCTCCTGCTCGATCAGCTGGAGATCGCGGACGCGTCGGTCGTCCTCCGCTTTTGGCCCGCGCTGGCCCTGGCCTACGGGCTGATGATGCTCACCGGCTTCTGCTGCCGGCGCCACGTCACGGCGGGACTGCTCGTGTCGTTCTTCTCGGGCTGGCTGTTGCTCGAGAGGCTCGACGTCGTGCATCGGAGCCCGTGGGAATTCTGGCCCGTGGTGATCGTCGTTCTCGGGGCTTCGATGGTGATCGCGGCACTCCGCGGGCCGTCCTCCGCGGCCCGGCTGGAGGAGGGCGCCTCGACCGTCCGTGCGTTCGCCTTCTGGTCGGGCTCCACGCGCAAGGTCGTATCGGAGGACTTCCGCGGCGGCGAGATCACGGCCATCATGGGGGGGCACGAGATCGATCTCCGCCCGGCGAAGATCGCCGGTGGGACCGCGGTGATCGACGTGTTCGTGTGGTGGGGCGGCGTGGACCTCCGCGTCCCCGCGGACTGGAGAGTCTCGAACGAGACCCTCGCCCTTCTCGGAGGGGTGGACGACAAGACACGGGCGCCCGAGGGCGAGGCGAAGGGCCACCTCGTCATCAAGGGCCTGGTCGTCATGGGCGGTGTGGAAGTGAAGAACTGA
- a CDS encoding histidine kinase, with amino-acid sequence MHPLLAGRLRILLYLVLWAGIGALLTGLFSLLGRQPVADAAVFAGPLTLVYAFACLSAWWVCRSRPIGSAPPWRLGALLAGAALQSASVWTAVGAGWAAILKARAGIGPDRGGIVRELAALFVSGVVLYAQSLVAHYLALAFESARAAERRLLESELSAREAELKALRAQLNPHFLFNSLNSISALVGSDPEAARRMCHLLGDFLRTSLALGARPRVALREELALAEHYLAVEKVRYGPRLAVERDVEAAAERCLVPPLLLQPLVENAVKHGVASRVEGGTIRITARRRAGHLEVTIENPFDPDAPPRRGQGVGLDNVRRRIEALDPGSAGLRVTREGGRFRAMLYLPAFEPEADRRAPAREARRVGGDARDEA; translated from the coding sequence ATGCACCCGCTGCTCGCCGGCAGGCTGAGGATCCTCCTCTACCTCGTCCTCTGGGCGGGCATCGGCGCCCTGCTCACCGGCCTCTTCTCGCTCCTGGGCCGGCAGCCGGTCGCGGACGCGGCCGTCTTCGCGGGCCCCCTGACGCTCGTCTACGCGTTCGCCTGCCTCTCCGCGTGGTGGGTCTGCCGGTCGCGCCCGATCGGGAGCGCCCCGCCGTGGCGCCTCGGCGCCCTGCTCGCGGGGGCCGCGCTGCAGTCGGCCTCCGTCTGGACAGCCGTGGGCGCGGGGTGGGCGGCGATCCTCAAGGCGCGCGCGGGGATCGGGCCGGATCGAGGCGGGATCGTGCGCGAGCTCGCCGCGCTGTTCGTCTCCGGAGTCGTCCTCTACGCGCAGTCCCTCGTCGCCCATTACCTCGCCCTCGCGTTCGAATCCGCCCGCGCCGCCGAGCGACGGTTGCTCGAGTCCGAGCTCTCGGCGAGGGAGGCCGAGCTGAAGGCCCTCCGCGCCCAGCTCAACCCGCATTTCCTGTTCAACAGCCTCAACTCGATCAGCGCCCTGGTCGGGTCCGACCCCGAGGCGGCGCGGCGCATGTGCCACCTCCTCGGCGATTTCCTGCGAACGAGCCTTGCGCTCGGCGCACGCCCCCGCGTCGCCCTCAGGGAGGAGCTTGCGCTGGCCGAGCACTACCTCGCGGTGGAGAAGGTGCGCTACGGGCCGCGGCTCGCCGTCGAGCGCGACGTCGAGGCGGCGGCCGAGCGGTGCCTCGTCCCGCCGCTCCTCCTCCAGCCGCTCGTCGAGAACGCGGTCAAGCACGGCGTCGCGAGCCGCGTCGAGGGTGGGACGATCCGCATCACGGCGCGGCGCCGCGCCGGCCATCTCGAGGTCACGATCGAGAATCCCTTCGACCCGGACGCGCCACCCCGGCGCGGGCAGGGGGTCGGCCTCGACAACGTGAGGCGGCGGATCGAGGCGCTCGATCCCGGCTCGGCGGGCCTTCGGGTCACCCGCGAGGGCGGGCGATTCCGGGCGATGCTGTATCTCCCGGCATTCGAGCCGGAGGCCGACCGAAGGGCGCCGGCCCGCGAGGCGCGACGGGTCGGAGGGGATGCGCGCGATGAAGCGTGA
- a CDS encoding response regulator has translation MKRDAESLRVVIVDDEAPARALLREYCGAHDDVEIVGECENGFEAARTITEKAPDLVLLDVQMPKLDGFEVLELLDRPPIVVFVTAYDEFALRAFEVHAVDYVLKPVGRERLDTALERARVRRRAMTPPPSLRPAALAAAARPPGEHLARVIVKDGPSVHVIPVARIDWIEAQDDYAAIHAEGRTHLKSQTLQELAEGLEPARFVRIHRSYLLNVDRLARLEREAKDSHVAILKDGKVLPVSRAGYARLKELM, from the coding sequence ATGAAGCGTGACGCCGAGTCCCTCCGGGTCGTGATCGTGGACGACGAGGCTCCCGCGCGCGCGCTGCTGCGCGAGTACTGCGGGGCCCACGACGACGTCGAGATCGTCGGGGAGTGCGAGAACGGGTTCGAGGCGGCGAGGACGATCACCGAGAAGGCGCCCGATCTCGTGCTCCTCGACGTCCAGATGCCCAAGCTGGACGGATTCGAGGTGCTCGAGCTCCTCGACCGCCCGCCGATCGTGGTGTTCGTGACCGCGTACGACGAGTTCGCGCTCCGCGCGTTCGAGGTGCACGCGGTGGACTACGTCCTGAAGCCCGTCGGGAGGGAGCGCCTCGACACGGCGCTCGAGCGGGCGCGCGTGCGGCGGCGCGCGATGACGCCTCCTCCCTCGCTCCGGCCGGCGGCGCTCGCCGCCGCGGCCCGTCCGCCGGGGGAGCATCTCGCCCGCGTCATCGTCAAGGACGGGCCGAGCGTGCACGTGATCCCTGTCGCCCGCATCGACTGGATCGAGGCCCAGGACGATTACGCCGCGATTCACGCGGAGGGGCGCACGCACCTCAAGAGCCAGACCCTTCAGGAGCTCGCGGAGGGGCTCGAACCTGCCCGCTTCGTCCGCATCCACCGCTCGTACCTTCTCAACGTGGACCGGCTGGCCCGGCTCGAGCGCGAGGCCAAGGACAGTCACGTCGCGATACTGAAGGACGGGAAGGTGCTCCCGGTCAGCCGAGCCGGGTACGCGAGGCTCAAGGAGCTGATGTAA
- a CDS encoding efflux RND transporter periplasmic adaptor subunit: protein MTRKAKIAVGVVALAVLGGVVAVSIKSGRKGGVEVKTEKVEKRDLTSIVTASGKIRPKRKVDISADVMGRVIELKVDEGDLVQKDDLLLRIDPTQYEAAVAREEAAIEQARSQLVQAEAGLDQAKRALERAKQLHASGSDLLSDADLEDAQTRCDIQQATHEAARHGVAVARAALDDARQNLAKTVIRAPMAGKIVRKNIEQGETAIIGTMNNPGSLLLTIADLPEMEAVVTVNETDVPSIRLGDPATLEVDAFPGVKLAGKVTRIGNSAIQATATSEAVDFEVRIGVDAPPATLRPDLSATADIVTAERKGVLTVPIIALTVKEVPKENAATASGGMKVEDTKAKARAERAKRQQEQEGVFVVDKEKAVFRPVKVGIAGDNYFEVVSGVSLGEEIVSGTYQAIRSLKDGDRIRIAKATEKKDGEKAIEKKEAPPKEQASEAAKKG from the coding sequence ATGACCAGGAAAGCGAAGATCGCCGTCGGCGTCGTCGCCCTCGCGGTGCTCGGCGGCGTCGTCGCCGTGTCGATCAAGAGCGGGCGCAAGGGAGGCGTCGAGGTCAAGACGGAGAAGGTCGAGAAGCGGGACCTCACGTCCATCGTGACCGCGAGCGGGAAGATACGGCCGAAGCGGAAGGTGGACATCTCGGCGGACGTGATGGGGCGCGTGATCGAGCTCAAGGTGGACGAGGGGGACCTCGTCCAGAAGGACGATCTCCTCCTGCGGATCGATCCCACGCAGTACGAAGCGGCGGTGGCGCGCGAGGAGGCTGCGATCGAGCAGGCGCGGAGCCAGCTCGTGCAAGCCGAGGCCGGGCTCGACCAGGCGAAGCGCGCCCTCGAGCGCGCCAAGCAGCTCCACGCCAGCGGCAGCGATCTTCTGAGCGACGCGGACCTCGAGGACGCGCAGACCCGCTGCGACATCCAGCAGGCGACCCACGAGGCCGCCCGTCACGGGGTCGCGGTCGCACGGGCCGCGCTCGACGACGCCCGGCAGAACCTGGCGAAGACGGTGATCCGCGCGCCGATGGCGGGAAAGATCGTCCGGAAGAACATCGAGCAGGGAGAGACGGCGATCATCGGGACGATGAACAACCCCGGCTCGCTCCTCCTGACCATCGCCGACCTTCCGGAGATGGAGGCGGTCGTCACCGTGAACGAGACGGACGTCCCGTCGATCCGGCTCGGCGACCCCGCGACCCTGGAGGTGGACGCGTTTCCGGGAGTGAAGCTCGCCGGGAAGGTCACGCGGATCGGCAACAGCGCGATCCAGGCCACGGCCACCTCGGAGGCCGTGGACTTCGAGGTCCGCATCGGCGTCGACGCGCCGCCGGCGACGCTGCGTCCCGACCTCTCCGCCACCGCGGACATCGTGACCGCCGAGCGCAAGGGGGTCCTCACCGTCCCGATCATCGCGTTGACGGTCAAGGAGGTTCCCAAGGAGAACGCCGCGACCGCCTCGGGGGGGATGAAGGTCGAGGACACGAAGGCGAAGGCGCGGGCCGAGCGCGCGAAGCGACAGCAGGAGCAGGAGGGCGTGTTCGTCGTCGACAAGGAAAAGGCCGTGTTCCGGCCGGTCAAGGTCGGCATCGCGGGCGACAACTACTTCGAGGTCGTGTCGGGCGTCTCCCTCGGCGAGGAGATCGTCTCGGGGACCTACCAGGCGATCCGGTCGCTCAAGGACGGCGACCGGATCCGGATCGCCAAGGCGACCGAGAAGAAGGACGGGGAGAAGGCGATCGAGAAGAAGGAAGCCCCGCCCAAGGAGCAGGCCTCGGAGGCGGCGAAGAAGGGCTGA
- a CDS encoding ABC transporter permease: MARGTVERGRGSRLRLADAIASAIEMIRAQKLKSFFSLLGIVIGVTSLVAVISIVAGMDRYVREDFAAKVFGVNTFTLRRRSAVVFSRPDDETIRAWRRRPRLRVEDYRYLRDQVRLPVIMAAESSDMTAIRYASRVAPGVQIVAADADYFRIRAYEIEKGRAFTQMEADLGRPVVVVGSEIADKLLEGKDPIGQPIYFGGTRFTVIGVVKSQGKLFGLSLDKFVVAPWTSAASRIVNLPRLLDAITVKAAGPEEMQDAMGEVEALMRSRRHLRPSEPNNFGIDTSAGILDAWAKISKILYAALPGLVGISLVVSGIVIMNIMLISVAERTREIGIRRSVGARRRDILAQFLLEAGALSGFGGAIGILLGVAIAKTIEATTPLPAAVSPLSIVAGLLLGCGVGVASGLYPAWHAAKLDPIDALRQET, translated from the coding sequence GTGGCACGAGGGACGGTGGAGCGCGGGAGGGGCAGCAGGCTCCGTCTGGCGGATGCCATCGCTTCCGCGATCGAGATGATCCGCGCGCAGAAGCTCAAGAGCTTCTTCTCCCTGCTCGGAATCGTCATCGGCGTCACCTCGCTCGTCGCGGTGATCTCCATCGTCGCCGGGATGGATCGCTACGTCCGCGAGGATTTCGCGGCGAAGGTGTTCGGCGTGAACACGTTCACGCTTCGCCGCCGCTCCGCGGTCGTCTTCTCGAGGCCGGACGACGAGACGATCCGCGCGTGGCGCCGGCGGCCGCGGCTTCGCGTCGAGGACTATCGCTACCTCCGCGACCAGGTCCGGCTGCCGGTGATCATGGCCGCGGAGTCGAGCGACATGACCGCGATCCGATACGCAAGCCGGGTCGCCCCCGGCGTCCAAATCGTGGCTGCCGACGCCGACTACTTCCGGATCCGCGCTTACGAGATCGAGAAGGGGCGGGCCTTCACCCAGATGGAGGCGGATCTCGGCAGGCCCGTCGTCGTGGTCGGCAGCGAGATCGCGGACAAGCTCCTCGAGGGGAAGGACCCGATCGGCCAGCCGATCTATTTCGGCGGGACGCGGTTCACGGTCATCGGCGTCGTCAAGTCCCAGGGGAAGCTCTTCGGCTTGTCGCTCGACAAGTTCGTGGTCGCCCCGTGGACGAGCGCGGCGAGCCGGATCGTCAACCTGCCGCGGCTCCTCGACGCGATCACCGTGAAGGCCGCCGGCCCGGAGGAGATGCAGGACGCGATGGGCGAGGTCGAGGCGCTCATGCGAAGCCGGCGACACCTCCGCCCTTCCGAGCCGAACAACTTCGGGATCGACACCTCCGCGGGGATCCTCGACGCCTGGGCGAAGATCAGCAAGATCCTCTACGCGGCGCTCCCCGGCCTCGTGGGGATCTCCCTCGTGGTCAGCGGAATCGTGATCATGAACATCATGCTGATCTCCGTCGCCGAAAGGACCCGCGAGATCGGGATCAGGCGGTCGGTCGGCGCGCGGCGCCGGGACATCCTGGCGCAGTTCCTGCTGGAGGCCGGGGCCCTTTCGGGGTTCGGCGGAGCGATCGGGATCCTGCTCGGTGTCGCGATCGCGAAGACCATCGAGGCGACGACGCCGCTTCCCGCGGCGGTCTCGCCTCTCTCGATCGTCGCCGGGCTCCTGCTCGGCTGCGGGGTCGGCGTCGCCTCCGGCCTGTACCCGGCGTGGCACGCCGCGAAGCTCGACCCCATCGACGCCCTGCGGCAGGAGACGTGA
- a CDS encoding ABC transporter permease yields the protein MNVTSVAESFWIALASIRAAKVRAGLTILGVAIGVTAVMAISALVQGINQGVAEALNQLGEETFFVMRHFSAGIVVSDGSTPEWANRPKLEVADAEAIRRLDAIRLVSYRSSDTGTAIYKGERVPNTPIIGSTEEWAEIDGGEMVEGRNFTAAEERAGSAVAVVNEALVRGLFPTGAAVGKELRVTGVGGGVRLHVIGIYREAPNAFQELGEKQPWLVVPYETLARNFRMFWEDFGILIKPSRDVSQDEAMDEVIALMRQRHSLRPAQPNDFDVVPQARLLESFQSFTGTFFLVMIALASIGLMVGGVGVIGIMMIAVTERTREIGVRRATGARRAEILVQFLVEAVLLTLVGAILGMLAGWGIARLVAAMTPIPAAVPVWAIVAALAAAAGTGVGFGLYPAIRASRLDPVSALRYE from the coding sequence ATGAACGTCACGAGCGTCGCCGAATCGTTCTGGATCGCGCTGGCCTCGATCCGCGCCGCCAAGGTGCGCGCCGGCCTGACCATCCTGGGCGTGGCCATCGGGGTCACCGCGGTCATGGCGATCTCGGCCCTCGTGCAGGGGATCAACCAGGGGGTGGCGGAGGCGCTCAACCAGCTCGGGGAGGAGACGTTCTTCGTGATGCGCCACTTCTCGGCCGGGATCGTGGTGTCCGACGGCTCGACCCCCGAGTGGGCGAACCGGCCGAAGCTCGAGGTGGCGGACGCCGAGGCGATCCGCCGGCTGGACGCGATCCGGCTCGTGAGCTACCGCAGCAGCGACACCGGGACGGCGATCTACAAGGGCGAGCGCGTTCCGAACACCCCGATCATCGGCTCGACCGAGGAATGGGCGGAGATCGATGGCGGCGAAATGGTCGAGGGAAGGAACTTCACGGCGGCCGAGGAGCGCGCCGGGAGCGCCGTGGCCGTCGTGAACGAGGCGCTGGTGCGAGGCCTCTTCCCGACGGGCGCGGCCGTCGGGAAGGAGCTTCGCGTCACCGGAGTGGGCGGCGGCGTCCGGCTGCACGTGATCGGCATCTATCGGGAGGCCCCGAACGCTTTCCAGGAGCTCGGCGAAAAGCAGCCCTGGCTCGTCGTCCCTTACGAGACGCTCGCGCGCAACTTCAGGATGTTCTGGGAGGATTTCGGGATCCTCATCAAGCCGTCGCGGGACGTCTCCCAGGACGAGGCGATGGACGAGGTCATCGCGCTCATGCGCCAGCGGCACTCCCTCCGGCCCGCGCAGCCCAACGACTTCGACGTCGTCCCCCAGGCGAGGCTCCTCGAGTCGTTCCAGTCGTTCACGGGGACGTTCTTCCTGGTCATGATCGCGCTCGCCTCGATCGGGCTCATGGTCGGCGGCGTCGGCGTCATCGGGATCATGATGATCGCGGTGACGGAGAGGACGCGCGAGATCGGCGTGAGGAGGGCGACCGGCGCCAGGCGCGCGGAGATCCTGGTCCAGTTCCTGGTCGAGGCCGTGCTGCTGACCCTCGTGGGAGCGATCCTCGGCATGCTTGCGGGCTGGGGGATCGCACGTCTCGTCGCCGCGATGACGCCGATCCCCGCCGCGGTCCCGGTCTGGGCGATCGTCGCCGCCCTCGCCGCCGCGGCCGGCACCGGCGTCGGATTCGGCCTCTATCCCGCGATCCGGGCGAGCCGGCTCGACCCCGTCTCCGCGCTAAGGTACGAGTAG